One Micromonospora sp. FIMYZ51 genomic window carries:
- the nuoK gene encoding NADH-quinone oxidoreductase subunit NuoK, translating to MSDFFSVEPNYYLVLAAALFTIGAAGVLVRRNAIVLFMCVELMLNAANLALVTFSRMNGDLNGQIMAFFVMVVAAAEVVVGLAIIMAIFRSRRSASVDDANLLKY from the coding sequence GTGAGCGACTTCTTCTCGGTCGAGCCGAACTACTACCTGGTTCTCGCGGCGGCGCTGTTCACCATCGGGGCCGCCGGGGTGCTGGTTCGGCGTAACGCGATCGTGCTGTTCATGTGCGTGGAGCTGATGCTCAACGCGGCCAACCTGGCGCTTGTCACGTTCAGCCGGATGAACGGTGACCTGAACGGCCAGATCATGGCGTTCTTCGTGATGGTGGTGGCGGCGGCCGAGGTCGTGGTCGGGCTGGCCATCATCATGGCGATCTTCCGCTCCCGGCGCTCCGCAAGCGTCGACGACGCCAACCTGTTGAAGTACTAG
- the nuoL gene encoding NADH-quinone oxidoreductase subunit L, which produces MDEILTYAQAAPAETVSYATADGLLSSVWLLVAIPLVSAAVLLLLGRRADRWGHWLGVAAVGAAFVLGLSYFLGLRGLENKSVELSLWDFIVVGGLHVDFGLLFDPLAGVFVLLITGVGFLIHLYAVEYMAHDPGRRRFFAYFNLFIAAMLLLVLGNNYVMLYFGWEGVGLASYLLISFWYTKPAAATAGKKAFLMNRVGDAGLAIAIFIMFATLGTTQYAEVFNNVGALTGGTVLVLGLLLLLGAAGKSGQFPLQAWLPDAMEGPTPVSALIHAATMVTAGVYLIARSNPVFSANSTLQLVVVSVGALTLLLGAIIGCAKDDIKRVLAWSTVSQIGYMFLGVGLGGAAYALAIVHLLAHGFFKANMFLGAGSVMHGMKDQVDIRRFGGLSKYMKITWLTFGAGWLAIIGMFPFSGYFSKEPIIAAAFERDDWTAWLFGGAAVLGAGLTAFYMTRLFVLTFHGPKRWTTDIEHPHESPPLMTIPLILLGIGSLGAGWLLATSVPDWLTATGGLSAAEAHHEAVLPHWAIVVLSLGVTVLGAVLGWFLFRNGTAITPQPAGVLVTAARKNLYTDTVNEAVFEKPGIFLTRALVYLDNRGIDGLVNGLAAGVGGGSGRLRRLQTGFVRSYATSILTGALLVVAAFLAVQAGWLA; this is translated from the coding sequence GTGGACGAAATCTTGACGTACGCCCAGGCTGCTCCGGCCGAGACGGTCTCGTACGCGACGGCCGACGGCCTGCTGAGCAGCGTCTGGCTGCTGGTGGCGATCCCGCTGGTCAGCGCGGCGGTGCTGCTGCTGCTCGGGCGGCGGGCCGACCGTTGGGGGCACTGGCTCGGGGTGGCCGCCGTCGGTGCCGCGTTCGTGCTCGGGCTGAGCTACTTCCTCGGGCTGCGCGGCCTGGAGAACAAGTCGGTCGAGCTGAGTCTCTGGGACTTCATCGTGGTCGGCGGCCTGCACGTCGACTTCGGTCTGCTCTTCGACCCGCTGGCCGGGGTCTTTGTCCTGCTGATCACCGGCGTGGGCTTCCTGATCCACCTGTACGCGGTCGAGTACATGGCGCACGACCCGGGCCGGCGGCGGTTCTTCGCCTACTTCAACCTCTTCATCGCGGCGATGCTGTTGCTGGTGCTCGGCAACAACTACGTGATGCTCTACTTCGGCTGGGAGGGCGTCGGCCTGGCGTCGTACCTGCTGATCTCCTTCTGGTACACCAAGCCGGCCGCGGCCACCGCCGGTAAGAAGGCGTTCCTGATGAACCGGGTCGGCGACGCCGGCCTGGCGATCGCCATCTTCATCATGTTCGCCACCCTGGGCACCACCCAGTACGCCGAGGTGTTCAACAACGTCGGCGCGCTTACCGGCGGCACCGTGCTGGTGCTCGGCCTGCTGCTGCTGCTCGGCGCGGCCGGCAAGTCCGGTCAGTTCCCGCTCCAGGCGTGGTTGCCGGACGCGATGGAGGGCCCGACCCCGGTGTCGGCGCTCATCCACGCCGCGACGATGGTGACCGCGGGCGTCTACCTGATCGCCCGCTCCAACCCGGTCTTCTCGGCCAACAGCACGCTGCAACTGGTGGTGGTAAGCGTCGGTGCGCTGACCCTGCTGCTCGGCGCGATCATCGGCTGCGCCAAGGACGACATCAAGCGGGTGCTGGCCTGGTCGACGGTGAGCCAGATCGGTTACATGTTCCTCGGTGTCGGGCTCGGCGGCGCGGCGTACGCGCTGGCCATCGTGCACCTGCTGGCGCACGGCTTCTTCAAGGCCAACATGTTCCTCGGCGCCGGCTCGGTCATGCACGGGATGAAGGACCAGGTGGACATCCGCCGGTTCGGCGGCCTGTCGAAGTACATGAAGATCACCTGGTTGACCTTCGGTGCCGGCTGGCTGGCCATCATCGGCATGTTCCCGTTCTCCGGCTACTTCTCCAAGGAGCCGATCATCGCCGCCGCCTTCGAGCGGGACGACTGGACGGCCTGGCTGTTCGGCGGGGCGGCGGTGCTCGGTGCCGGGCTCACCGCCTTCTACATGACCCGGCTCTTCGTGCTCACCTTCCACGGGCCGAAGCGCTGGACCACGGACATCGAGCACCCGCACGAGTCCCCGCCGCTGATGACGATCCCGCTGATCCTGCTCGGCATCGGCTCGCTCGGTGCCGGTTGGCTGCTGGCCACCTCGGTTCCCGACTGGCTGACCGCCACCGGCGGCCTCAGCGCGGCGGAGGCGCACCACGAGGCGGTGCTGCCGCACTGGGCGATCGTGGTGTTGTCGCTGGGCGTCACGGTGCTCGGCGCGGTGCTCGGCTGGTTCCTGTTCCGCAACGGCACGGCGATCACGCCGCAGCCGGCCGGGGTGCTGGTCACCGCGGCCCGCAAGAACCTCTACACCGACACGGTGAACGAGGCGGTCTTCGAGAAGCCGGGCATCTTCCTCACCCGGGCGCTTGTCTACCTGGACAACCGGGGCATCGACGGGCTGGTCAACGGCCTGGCCGCCGGGGTCGGCGGTGGCTCGGGTCGGCTGCGGCGACTCCAGACCGGCTTCGTCCGGTCGTACGCCACCTCGATCCTGACCGGCGCGCTGCTGGTGGTGGCCGCGTTCCTGGCGGTACAGGCGGGGTGGTTGGCGTGA
- the nuoI gene encoding NADH-quinone oxidoreductase subunit NuoI, whose protein sequence is MGAITGTFKGFGVTFSHMFRKVVTTDYPFKPPTPAPRYHGRHILNRHPDGLEKCIGCELCAWACPADAIYVEGGDNTDEQRFSPGERYASVYQINYARCIFCGLCIEACPTRSLTMSNEYELARDNRQDLIFTKEQLLAPLLPGMEQPPHPMRLGDSEKDYYVGSLTNPGTSAGAERSPMGPGRYQVDEHPGVTFPGAEQAAARAAAEKGETA, encoded by the coding sequence GTGGGCGCGATCACCGGAACGTTCAAGGGCTTCGGGGTCACCTTCTCGCACATGTTCAGGAAGGTCGTCACGACCGACTACCCGTTCAAGCCGCCGACGCCGGCCCCCCGTTACCACGGGCGGCACATCCTCAACCGGCACCCGGACGGCCTGGAGAAGTGCATCGGCTGTGAGCTGTGCGCCTGGGCCTGCCCGGCGGACGCGATCTACGTCGAGGGTGGCGACAACACCGACGAGCAGCGGTTCTCGCCGGGTGAGCGGTACGCCAGCGTCTACCAGATCAACTACGCCCGCTGCATCTTCTGCGGGCTCTGCATCGAGGCCTGCCCGACCCGCTCGTTGACGATGAGCAACGAGTACGAGCTGGCCCGGGACAACCGGCAGGACCTGATCTTCACCAAGGAGCAGCTGCTCGCGCCGCTGCTGCCCGGGATGGAGCAGCCGCCGCACCCGATGCGTCTGGGCGACAGCGAGAAGGACTACTACGTCGGCAGCCTGACCAACCCGGGCACCTCGGCGGGGGCCGAGCGCTCGCCGATGGGGCCGGGCCGCTACCAGGTGGACGAGCACCCGGGCGTCACCTTCCCCGGTGCCGAGCAGGCCGCTGCGCGAGCCGCAGCGGAAAAGGGGGAGACGGCATGA
- a CDS encoding NADH-quinone oxidoreductase subunit J, which translates to MTTSTVLAAAGAVSGGEAVTFWILAPLALAGGIGMVAARNAVHSALWLVLTMLSLGVFYVLQAGPFIGMVQIIVYTGAIMMLFLFVLMLVGRDASDSLIEVLRGQRIAAIGLGIGFAALLGSGIYRATEGSTPVGLEQANAAGNVQGIARLLFTDYIFAFELTAALLITATIGGMILAHVERRKEDKRDQVATMKARFAPGNYPGPKPGPGVFATSSSVATPARLPDGRLSDRSTPDILPVRELTAEETTLKGTEK; encoded by the coding sequence ATGACCACGTCGACGGTGCTCGCCGCCGCGGGGGCGGTCTCCGGCGGCGAGGCGGTGACCTTCTGGATCCTCGCCCCACTGGCGCTGGCCGGCGGGATCGGCATGGTCGCCGCCCGCAACGCCGTGCACTCGGCGCTCTGGCTGGTGCTGACCATGCTCAGCCTGGGCGTGTTCTACGTGCTCCAGGCGGGACCGTTCATCGGCATGGTGCAGATCATCGTCTACACCGGCGCGATCATGATGCTCTTCCTGTTCGTGCTGATGCTTGTCGGCCGGGACGCCTCGGACTCGTTGATCGAGGTGTTGCGCGGGCAGCGGATCGCCGCGATCGGCCTGGGGATCGGCTTCGCCGCCCTACTCGGCAGCGGGATCTACCGGGCCACCGAGGGCAGCACGCCGGTCGGGCTGGAGCAGGCCAACGCGGCCGGCAACGTGCAGGGCATCGCCCGGCTGCTCTTCACCGACTACATCTTCGCGTTCGAGCTCACCGCGGCGCTCCTGATCACCGCGACCATCGGCGGCATGATCCTGGCGCACGTCGAGCGGCGCAAGGAGGACAAGCGCGACCAGGTCGCCACCATGAAGGCCCGCTTCGCGCCCGGCAACTACCCCGGTCCGAAGCCCGGTCCGGGCGTCTTCGCCACCTCCTCGTCGGTCGCCACCCCGGCCCGCCTGCCGGACGGCCGACTCAGCGACCGGAGTACGCCGGACATCCTGCCGGTCCGCGAGCTGACCGCCGAGGAGACCACGTTGAAGGGCACTGAAAAGTGA